The proteins below come from a single Acidobacteriota bacterium genomic window:
- a CDS encoding tetratricopeptide repeat protein — protein MLSLNAKNHLGYLLKNLRKTHNLSLKKVESLSAITGRKISISYLSKIESGKTLPSIPVLLTLSKIYDVSPKLLIEKLELGHPSRPEEHALYCDEINFNSFPKLDESKIKTGLSFLTLRTKSSNVIKDKNIYLALLHAIVFLRKTGKLNLAKEASDQLILISQKNEQHLARAFFEFAFICKLQKNFPLALASIFECKRLLNQRRNLYLFPFALHLEGNILQHLGKITDALLSYQQALEEYEKRKYKKEICTTLNCMAVAYMTMKKFKKAKSLLERALLSAKEENLLRALSQTYHNLGCSCYFENKFDQAIGNCKESNTIAEKCNYYDILFFNYYYLMRIYDKLNDDSAKEFCKKNLDYLLHKISNFPLHDNEMQKYIEEQLAIAYR, from the coding sequence TTGCTCAGCTTAAACGCAAAAAATCATTTAGGATACCTGCTTAAAAATCTCAGAAAAACGCACAATCTTTCTTTGAAGAAGGTTGAAAGTTTATCTGCCATCACTGGTAGAAAAATATCAATCTCATACTTATCAAAGATCGAATCCGGCAAAACCTTGCCTTCTATCCCTGTTTTGCTGACATTAAGTAAAATTTATGATGTCAGTCCAAAATTATTGATCGAGAAACTGGAACTCGGACATCCCAGTCGCCCTGAAGAACATGCACTTTATTGCGATGAGATAAATTTCAATAGTTTTCCCAAACTTGATGAAAGCAAAATTAAAACAGGACTATCCTTCCTAACGCTCAGGACAAAAAGCTCTAATGTCATTAAAGATAAAAACATATATCTCGCACTGTTGCACGCGATAGTTTTTCTGCGGAAAACAGGTAAGCTCAATTTAGCAAAAGAAGCATCAGATCAGCTGATTTTAATATCACAAAAAAATGAGCAACATCTCGCCAGGGCTTTTTTCGAATTTGCATTTATTTGCAAACTGCAAAAAAATTTTCCTCTAGCGTTGGCTTCAATTTTTGAATGCAAAAGACTTCTTAATCAGAGAAGGAATCTATATCTCTTCCCTTTTGCTTTACATCTTGAAGGAAATATTCTTCAGCACTTAGGGAAAATTACTGATGCTCTTCTATCTTATCAACAAGCTCTTGAAGAATATGAAAAACGGAAATATAAGAAAGAAATTTGCACTACATTGAATTGTATGGCCGTTGCTTATATGACAATGAAGAAATTTAAAAAAGCAAAATCATTATTAGAAAGAGCTTTACTGTCTGCAAAAGAAGAAAATTTGTTGCGAGCGCTTTCTCAAACCTATCACAACTTAGGCTGTTCTTGTTATTTTGAGAATAAATTTGACCAAGCCATCGGCAATTGCAAAGAATCAAATACGATAGCCGAAAAATGTAATTATTATGACATTCTTTTCTTTAATTATTATTACCTGATGAGAATATATGACAAACTAAATGATGACAGTGCAAAAGAATTTTGCAAAAAGAATTTAGACTATCTCCTTCACAAGATAAGCAATTTCCCCTTACACGACAACGAAATGCAGAAATACATTGAAGAGCAACTGGCTATTGCATATCGATGA